The segment AAGGTCAAGCCAGATGCGTTTTACTTCTGTAGAAAGGACGCCGATATCAGACCTTAAGATCATGCCGATAGCATGCTTAAGAGTAAGACCTATTTCATTGATCTCAGCAAGGCGGCGAAGGAAGTCAGGGATCGACTTTTCGATCTTTGCAAGACGCCTGAGCTTGTATTCAAAAGCTACCGAGGTCGGGAAAAGCACAAGTATCAATCCAAGCATTGCCTGTTTATCAAATGCTTCCTCCAGAAGGACAAAGGGAAGAACCATCAATGGCACGCCTATTATGAGAGCATAAAGAGGTTGTTCTACCATAGGTGCGAACGGGTTCTTCAATACATCAAAAATTCTCCTGAAACGTTTCTTCTTTTCGTATCCCTCTACCATCTTTTTGTACTCTTCTTCTGACATATCTTCTTCCCTGATGGAAAATGTCTTTTTGAGAAGATGATGTGTACCGTATTTCATTCCAAGATCTTCTTTGGGAGAAATAGCATCAATAATGACAAGCAATGCAATGGAACCCACAGGCAGCCCGATATATAGCATCTGGTAGAGGAAAGGGGATTGGGATGCGTTTAGCATACCAATTGTAATAAGAGTGATCAGCAGGAAGATCGGAACTGCTACGAAAGCTACTACGTAGACCTCGCAGATCAGTTCGAGTGTCTTTATGAAACGTTCCTGTGTTTTTTTTGCATGTTCAAAATACTGGTCCATCTTGACAGAGAAATATTCATGGATATTTGCACCGCCTTCTGCCATAGGGATCAGGTTTTCCAGAAATTCCTTAAAGGTAGGTGATGGCGTTGTCCGGGACGTCTCCTTCATTGCTGAGATCAGGTCACTTCCCAGTAGTTCCACATCCCTTACGATATATCCGGCTTCGATAGCTGCTTCCCCATAGATATGTTCCTTGGTGGATAGCTCCTTGAAAATATCATATACAGTGGTACCCCCTTTGCTCATACCATAACAAAAAGAAGCTACATGAGGCAACATTACATCAATAT is part of the Methanococcoides methylutens MM1 genome and harbors:
- a CDS encoding type II secretion system F family protein, which codes for MKFVRDYARKHPEKYTELRKNLKSARSDLFYDEHVSKAVMNALGIMVLIPVLMYLVPYMGKLPAFSVLSLFDKILSYPLVYVIGSLIAGYVTYSLYIYSPKFKASSRKTNIDVMLPHVASFCYGMSKGGTTVYDIFKELSTKEHIYGEAAIEAGYIVRDVELLGSDLISAMKETSRTTPSPTFKEFLENLIPMAEGGANIHEYFSVKMDQYFEHAKKTQERFIKTLELICEVYVVAFVAVPIFLLITLITIGMLNASQSPFLYQMLYIGLPVGSIALLVIIDAISPKEDLGMKYGTHHLLKKTFSIREEDMSEEEYKKMVEGYEKKKRFRRIFDVLKNPFAPMVEQPLYALIIGVPLMVLPFVLLEEAFDKQAMLGLILVLFPTSVAFEYKLRRLAKIEKSIPDFLRRLAEINEIGLTLKHAIGMILRSDIGVLSTEVKRIWLDLEWGAEMKEALTRFEDRVGTPALRRAVTLIVKASEVNDSTKDVLLIAAEDAENMMSMRAMRFETGFIYLATVYIAFGTFLYVCYSISMEFLPSVTSMGESLMDVDEIVSTMFLTCGVLGFFAGLVTGQMAEGRIMSGLKHSIICLLLTYAVFTLLMNY